From the Bombus vancouverensis nearcticus chromosome 3, iyBomVanc1_principal, whole genome shotgun sequence genome, one window contains:
- the sad gene encoding cytochrome P450 family protein sad — protein MKMKVAQNVFKTGKSVNVSNKITALKQCASGCDCTGASQASRIDDHSDISKSIDGANQSNIEVSEKSRDRNLATVVTTASKSVIRKAPEPRGIPVFGTLLSFILSGGPKRQHEYVHRRHKELGPVYRERLGPVTAVFVNSVHEYRRIFRLEGSAPKHFLPEAWTLYNEIRKCRRGLLFMDGEEWIHFRKILNKVMLVPDPTNLMFEPCQEVAIGLRQKWQKQIKTDAIIMNLQVQLYQWSIEAMMATLMGPCWHFYKKQLSRDFEILAKTLHKIFEYSAKLSIIPAKLAMNLRLPVWRKFIASADTAFEIVRVLVPEMTKLGGDGLLKKMMDEGIQAEDAICIVTDFILAAGDTTATTLQWILLLLCNHPERQEELFEQLKDLSQRDILRVPLLKGVIKESLRLYPIAPFISRYLPEDSVISNYFVPKGELLVLSLYSSGRDAANFPQPNEFLPERWIRTEKGTYQGVVHPYGSLPFALGIRSCIGRKLAEIQILLALAELVKSFKIECINKDQVKLILHLISVPSEPMKLKLLERN, from the exons ATGAAGATGAAAGTTGCGCAAAATGTTTTCAAAACCGGCAAATCTGTAAACGTTTCCAATAAAATTACCGCGTTGAAACAATGTGCATCTGGTTGCGATTGCACAGGCGCGTCGCAAGCATCGAGGATCGATGATCACTCCGATATCTCGAAATCTATAGATGGCGCGAATCAGTCGAATATAGAGGTCAGCGAAAAATCGCGCGACAGAAATCTTGCTACTGTGGTGACAACGGCGTCCAAAAGTGTTATACGGAAAGCACCAGAACCACGGGGAATTCCTGTTTTTGGGACGCTTTTGTCATTCATTCTTTCTGGCGGGCCAAAAAGGCAACATGAATACGTTCATAGAAGACACAAGGAATTGGGTCCAGTTTATAGGGAACGTTTAGGACCAGTTACAGCAGTTTTCGTAAATTCAGTCCATGAATATCGAAGAATTTTTAGACTAGAAGGTTCGGCGCCAAAACATTTCCTACCGGAAGCTTGGACACTTTACAACGAAATACGGAAATGTCGCCGCGGTTTACTGTTCAT GGATGGCGAGGAATGGATACACTTTCGTAAGATTTTAAATAAAGTAATGTTAGTACCAGATCCAACAAATTTAATGTTTGAGCCGTGTCAAGAGGTGGCCATTGGACTTAGACAGAAATGGCAAAAACAGATTAAGACTGATGCTATCATAATGAACTTACAGGTTCAACTTTATCAATGGTCTATCGAGG cAATGATGGCCACGTTAATGGGACCGTGTTGGCATTTTTATAAGAAACAGTTGTCTCGAGACTTCGAAATATTGGCGAAAACGTTGCacaaaatattcgaatattcaGCTAAATTATCCATTATACCAGCCAAACTAGCTATGAATTTACGCTTACCTGTTTGGAGGAAATTCATTGCATCTGCTGATACAGCTTTTGAAATTGTTCGAGTACTGGTCCCGGAAATGACTAAATTAGGTGGCGACGGTTTGTTAAAGAAAATGATGGATGAAGGTATTCAAGCCGAAGACGCAATCTGCATCGTTACCGATTTCATTTTAGCAGCTGGTGATACG ACAGCAACCACCTTACAATGGATATTGTTACTGTTGTGTAATCATCCCGAAAGGCAAGAGGAACTATTTGAACAATTGAAGGATCTTTCACAGAGAGATATATTGCGCGTACCATTATTAAAAGGCGTAATCAAAGAATCTCTTCGACTATATCCTATAGCTCCATTTATATCTAGATATTTACCGGAAGACAGTGTGATTAGTAATTACTTTGTACCAAAAGGG GAGCTACTCGTATTATCACTTTATTCGAGTGGTCGCGACGCTGCGAACTTTCCGCAACCAAATGAGTTCCTTCCGGAAAGGTGGATTAGAACGGAAAAAGGCACTTATCAAGGTGTAGTGCATCCATATGGTAGTTTACCATTCGCCTTAGGCATTAGAAGTTGCATTGGTCGAAAACTAGCAGAAATACAAATATTGCTTGCATTGGCAGAG TTGGTTAAATCATTCAAAATAGAATGTATAAATAAGGATCaggttaaattaattttacactTGATATCTGTACCGTCGGAGCCGATGAAGTTAAAGCTGCTGGAGAGAAACTAA
- the LOC117165876 gene encoding transmembrane protein 120 homolog isoform X1 has protein sequence MDTDVESCLKDWNDLAQEYKELEALNKEYLAKLEEVSELQAKCLKGISHQKYRMSIISKSLKQLHASEAQKSLSKEMAKRKQQLHEIEQTLPKPNGTYLQIILGNVNVSILNKNDKFKYKDEYEKFKLVLSVIGFILSMLNLVTNVRTLELSFMFLLVWYYCTLTIRESILKVNGSRIKGWWRFHHFFSTVVSGLLLVWPNTGPWYAFRQQFMWFNVYISVVQSLQFCYQRGVLYRLKALGERHNMDITIEGFHSWMWRGLSFLLPFLFVGYVFQLYNAYVLYTLVSHPEATWHVPVLSGMFLVLFLGNTITTTMVIRQKLRERVKYHFAGVFFSKTERKKEVNGEKEVKAQKCE, from the exons ATGGATACTGATGTTGAATCCTGTTTAAAAGACTGGAACGACCTAGCACAAGAGTACAAGGAATTAGAA GCATTGAACAAAGAATATCTTGCAAAATTAGAGGAAGTAAGTGAACTTCAAGCAAAATGTTTGAAAGGAATTTCTCACCAAAAATACCGGATGAGTATAATATCAAAATCATTGAAACA GTTACATGCGAGCGAAGCACAAAAAAGTTTAAGCAAAGAGATGGCTAAAAGAAAGCAGCAGTTACATGAAATAGAACAAACATTACCAAAACCAAATGGCACATATCTTCAAATTATTTTAGGCAATGTTAATGTTTCCATTTtaaacaaaaatgataa GTTCAAATATAAAGAtgaatatgaaaaatttaaattagtCCTTTCTGTAATCGGTTTTATTTTATCTATGTTAAATCTGGTAACTAATGTCag AACTTTGGAACTTAGTTTTATGTTCCTTTTAGTCTGGTATTATTGTACATTGACAATAAGGGAAAGTATATTAAAAGTAAATGGTTCAAGAATAAAAGGTTGGTGGAGATTTCACCATTTCTTTTCGACTGTAGTATCTGGTCTGTTATTAGTATGGCCTAACACAGGGCCATGGTACGCATTTAGGCAACAATTTATGTGGTTCAATGTTTACATCA GTGTAGTACAGTCTCTGCAATTTTGTTATCAGCGGGGTGTTTTGTATCGGTTGAAAGCATTAGGTGAAAGGCATAATATGGATATTACTATCGAAGGTTTCCATTCATGGATGTGGCGTGGATTATCGTTTTTATTGCCATTCCTTTTTGTTGGATATGTATTTCAGTTATACAATGCATATGTCTTATACACATTAGTATCCCATCCAGAAGCTACATGGCATGTTCCAGTTCTTAGTGGTATGTTCTTGGTATTGTTCCTAGGTAATACAATAACAACTACCATGGTAATTCGTCAAAAACTAAGAGAACGCGTTAAATATCACTTTGCTGGAGTATTTTTCTCCAAAACTGAACGAAAAAAGGAAGTAAATGGGGAAAAGGAAGTGAAAGCTCAGAAATGCGagtga
- the LOC117165876 gene encoding transmembrane protein 120 homolog isoform X2 yields MSIISKSLKQLHASEAQKSLSKEMAKRKQQLHEIEQTLPKPNGTYLQIILGNVNVSILNKNDKFKYKDEYEKFKLVLSVIGFILSMLNLVTNVRTLELSFMFLLVWYYCTLTIRESILKVNGSRIKGWWRFHHFFSTVVSGLLLVWPNTGPWYAFRQQFMWFNVYISVVQSLQFCYQRGVLYRLKALGERHNMDITIEGFHSWMWRGLSFLLPFLFVGYVFQLYNAYVLYTLVSHPEATWHVPVLSGMFLVLFLGNTITTTMVIRQKLRERVKYHFAGVFFSKTERKKEVNGEKEVKAQKCE; encoded by the exons ATGAGTATAATATCAAAATCATTGAAACA GTTACATGCGAGCGAAGCACAAAAAAGTTTAAGCAAAGAGATGGCTAAAAGAAAGCAGCAGTTACATGAAATAGAACAAACATTACCAAAACCAAATGGCACATATCTTCAAATTATTTTAGGCAATGTTAATGTTTCCATTTtaaacaaaaatgataa GTTCAAATATAAAGAtgaatatgaaaaatttaaattagtCCTTTCTGTAATCGGTTTTATTTTATCTATGTTAAATCTGGTAACTAATGTCag AACTTTGGAACTTAGTTTTATGTTCCTTTTAGTCTGGTATTATTGTACATTGACAATAAGGGAAAGTATATTAAAAGTAAATGGTTCAAGAATAAAAGGTTGGTGGAGATTTCACCATTTCTTTTCGACTGTAGTATCTGGTCTGTTATTAGTATGGCCTAACACAGGGCCATGGTACGCATTTAGGCAACAATTTATGTGGTTCAATGTTTACATCA GTGTAGTACAGTCTCTGCAATTTTGTTATCAGCGGGGTGTTTTGTATCGGTTGAAAGCATTAGGTGAAAGGCATAATATGGATATTACTATCGAAGGTTTCCATTCATGGATGTGGCGTGGATTATCGTTTTTATTGCCATTCCTTTTTGTTGGATATGTATTTCAGTTATACAATGCATATGTCTTATACACATTAGTATCCCATCCAGAAGCTACATGGCATGTTCCAGTTCTTAGTGGTATGTTCTTGGTATTGTTCCTAGGTAATACAATAACAACTACCATGGTAATTCGTCAAAAACTAAGAGAACGCGTTAAATATCACTTTGCTGGAGTATTTTTCTCCAAAACTGAACGAAAAAAGGAAGTAAATGGGGAAAAGGAAGTGAAAGCTCAGAAATGCGagtga
- the Tspo gene encoding translocator protein, which produces MPVKISWPVVAAVIYPNIGGWAGSYITRKNIKPWYESLKRPCWTPPNWAFAPVWTTLYCTMGYSSYLVWRDGGGFREAIVPLSIYGTNLILNWSWTPLFFGLHKIKWALYEIVLLWGSTVAMGMCFYHVNSLAGWLTIPYLAWATLATALNYTIYKDNKPSIEPAVDEKKK; this is translated from the exons ATGCCTGTAAAAATATCTTGGCCGGTTGTGGCAGCTGTTATTTATCCGAATATAGGAGGATGGGCTGGAAGTTATATCACTAGAAAAAATATCAAACCTTGGTATGAG TCTTTAAAAAGACCATGTTGGACTCCACCAAACTGGGCATTCGCTCCAGTATGGACAACCCTTTATTGCACAATGGGGTATTCTTCATATTTAGTATGGAGAGATGGTGGTGGTTTCAGGGAAGCAATAGTACCTCTTTCTATTTATGGAACTAATTTAATACTAAATTGGTCTTGGACACCACTGTTCTTTGGATTACACAAGATAAAATGG GCTTTGtatgaaattgttttattatGGGGAAGTACTGTAGCAATGGGTATGTGTTTTTATCATGTGAATTCACTTGCTGGTTGGTTGACTATTCCATATTTAGCATGGGCTACTCTTGCTACAGCATTGAATTACACAATTTATAAGGATAACAAACCAAGTATTGAACCAGCTGtggatgaaaagaaaaaataa
- the Atg1 gene encoding serine/threonine-protein kinase unc-51-like protein Atg1: MEIVGDYEYNTKDLIGHGAFAVVFRGRHRKKPNFVVAIKSITKKSLAKSQNLLGKEIKILKELTELHHENVVALLDCKESNYNVFLVMEYCNGGDLADYLSAKGTLSEDTIRVFLKQLAGAMKALHAKGVVHRDLKPQNILLSHNCGKACPQPHQITLKIADFGFARFLQDGVMAATLCGSPMYMAPEVIMSLQYDAKADLWSLGTIVFQCLTGKAPFQAHTPQALKLFYEKNANLGPKIPPGTSPELSDLLMGLLRRNARDRMPFDEFFGHPFLQGSRESPSPVPAELPASPGTLAIQEGATAVTRSEPETTSPCSSPEDDFVLVPSDLSSDTDNNPNTQQVKYIKQTSREAVSPPRPCFLPISEPIPVPSQRSIAQPSSPSTNVRSGSSVVPRSQPISMKRSVDTHRSHAPDIGSLSPPSVQFVIGTPPSRRLSETPPPPNTWQVSPVARHSHTSSGTSPLRRSTGNNSASSPLLTGPLAVLGSPTSRAFQDNNNTLRHSPVIPFGTRAVTLPEISEAGSFQNLLPEVNPTITDDRPLTFFAPELPEETLLEREHNEILAKLNFVVALCECVCEVARTRAGPLGAPLGGIEQASTAATRRRAEQVILLVRALQWLSSGLNLATQQLNAGRLQPTTTVKEVVNTMNEKFRTCLSECKQLNSAGLLHQTGATADKILYNHAIQMCQSAALDELFGNPAECFQRYHTAQILLHSLSQHVSHSQDRALLIKYKDAVEKRLYVLQQQGYIYATDPT; the protein is encoded by the exons ATGGAAATCGTCGGCGACTACGAGTACAACACGAAAGATCTGATAGGCCACGGCGCATTCGCCGTCGTCTTCAGAGGTAGACATCGTAAA AAACCAAATTTTGTAGTGGCAATCAAAAGTATCACCAAAAAAAGTTTGGCAAAATCACAGAATCTACTTGGAAAAGAAATCAAGATTCTGAAG GAACTAACAGAATTACATCATGAAAATGTTGTTGCATTATTGGACTGCAAG GAGTCTAATTATAATGTCTTCCTGGTTATGGAGTATTGTAATGGTGGGGATTTAGCTGATTATTTAAGTG CAAAAGGAACTCTTTCTGAAGATACTATCAGAGTGTTTCTAAAGCAATTAGCAGGTGCGATGAAAGCACTACATGCCAAAGGTGTAGTTCACAGAGATCTTAAACCACAAAATATTTTACTCAGTCATAATTGTGGTAAGGCTTGTCCACAGCCACATCAAATAACATTAAAAATTG CGGATTTTGGGTTTGCTAGGTTCTTACAAGATGGTGTAATGGCTGCAACATTATGTGGTTCACCTATGTATATGGCACCAGAAGTTATAATGTCACTTCAGTATGATGCGAAAGCAGATCTCTGGTCTTTAGGAACAATAGTTTTTCAATGTCTTACTGGGAAAGCTCCATTTCAAGCTCACACACCTCAGGCTTTAAAACTGTTTTATGAGAAAAATGCAAATCTTGGACCTAA AATCCCACCCGGAACTTCACCTGAGTTATCAGATCTTTTAATGGGCTTATTAAGACGTAATGCTAGAGATCGTATGCCTTTTGATGAATTCTTTGGACATCCTTTCCTTCAAGGTTCCAGGGAAAGCCCTAGTCCAGTTCCTGCTGAACTTCCTGCTTCTCCAGGAACATTAGCGATTCAAGAAGGAGCTACGGCTGTTACAAGATCAGAGCCAGAAACAACCAGTCCGTGTTCCAGCCCTGAAGATGACTTTGTGCTTGTGCCAAGTGATCTCAGTAGTGACACAGACAATAATCCCAACACACAACAAGTAAA atatatCAAACAAACTAGTAGAGAGGCAGTGAGTCCACCACGACCATGCTTCCTTCCCATTTCTGAGCCAATTCCCGTTCCATCTCAAAGAAGTATTGCACAACCATCATCTCCTTCTACAAATGTACGATCGGGAAGTAGTGTTGTTCCTCGCTCGCAACCTATAAGTATGAAACGCAGTGTGGATACTCATAGAAGTCATGCTCCTGATATTGGCTCTCTTAGTCCACCCAGTGTTCAATTTGTCATTGGTACACCACCCAGTAGAag ATTAAGTGAAACACCTCCACCACCAAATACGTGGCAAGTTAGTCCTGTTGCAAGGCATTCACATACTTCCAGTGGGACGTCACCATTAAGGCGTTCGACTGGAAATAATAGTGCATCTTCGCCATTACTAACAGGACCGTTGGCAGTGTTAGGTTCTCCTACATCGAGAGCATTTCAGGATAATAACAACACATTGAGGCATTCGCCAGTTATTCCTTTTGGAACAAGAGCTGTTACACTTCCTGAAATATCTG AGGCGGGTAGTTTCCAAAATCTCTTACCAGAAGTAAATCCTACGATAACAGATGATCGACCACTGACGTTCTTTGCACCTGAACTTCCAGAGGAGACGCTTTTGGAACGAGAACACAACGAAATATTAGCGAAGTTAAACTTTGTTGTTGCATTATGCGAATGTGTATGTGAAGTAGCAAGAACAAGAGCAGGACCTTTAGGTGCGCCTTTGGGTGGTATCGAACAAGCAAGCACTGCTGCAACAAGGAGGAGAGCAGAACAAGTAATTTTACTTGTTAGAGCTCTTCAGTGGCTCAGTTCTGGACTAAATCTTGCAACTCAACAACTTAACGCTGGTCGGTTGCAGCCAACTACTACCGTTAAAGAAG TTGTGaatacaatgaacgaaaaaTTCAGAACGTGCCTCTCAGAATGTAAACAGCTCAATAGTGCTGGGCTTCTTCATCAGACAGGAGCTACTGCAGATAAAATTCTTTACAACCATGCCATTCAAATG TGTCAGTCAGCAGCACTAGACGAATTGTTTGGCAACCCTGCAGAATGTTTTCAGCGGTATCATACAGCACAGATATTGCTCCATTCTTTATCGCAACATGTCAGCCACAGTCAGGATAGAGCCCTCcttattaaat ataAAGATGCTGTTGAAAAACGCCTATACGTACTTCAACAACAAGGTTACATTTATGCAACCGATCCTACATAG
- the crcp gene encoding CGRP receptor component has product MEVLKDCSACLSNYEVLNILQNIKSNKKQKMKQNQLASITYQTIRYLEKTPCKRQTPEKIRGLLQALEPYKLTKCEKLTLLNMCPTTPLEIQLIIEDSEDRLTDDEVNSLLQVVGNFLGEDEQDG; this is encoded by the exons atggAAGT GCTCAAAGATTGCTCAGCTTGTTTAAGCAATTATGAGGTTCTAAATATTCtgcaaaatataaaatcaaataaaaaacaaaaaatgaaacaaaatcaGTTGGCAAGTATAACGTATCagactataagatatttagaaaAGACTCCATGTAAAAGGCAAACACCTGAAAAAATTAGAGGACTTCTACAAGCATTGGAACCTTATAAACTAACAAAGTGCGAGAAATTAACTCTTTTAAATATGTGTCCTACAACACCTCTTGAAATACAACTG attatagagGATAGTGAAGACCGTTTGACCGATGATGAAGTAAATTCTTTACTTCAAGTAGTAGGAAATTTCTTAGGTGAAGATGAACAAGATGGATAG
- the DENR gene encoding density-regulated protein: MSAEESSNLRLGPDPNISYPIQVQYCGNCSLPIEYCEYYPEYEKCKQWLERNLPTEFEKVKLVEDTTTEAGGGEDEKKRQKRGGKGMLKTKKKEDVPKLVTVSRAPRGKKKSVTVVTGLSTFDIDLKVAAKFFGSKFACGSSVTGDDEIVIQGDVKDELFEVIPEKWPQIDEDSIDDLGDHKR; encoded by the exons ATGTCGGCAGAGGAATCTTCAAATTTGCGTTTAGGACCTGATCCTAATATCAGTTATCCGATACAAGTACAATATTGTGGAAATTGTTCTCTTCCCATCGAG TATTGTGAATATTATCCAGAATATGAAAAGTGTAAGCAGTGGCTAGAAAGGAATTTACCAACAGAATTTGAGAAAGTTAAATTAG TGGAAGATACTACTACAGAGGCAGGTGGAGGTGAAGATGAAAAGAAACGACAAAAACGTGGTGGCAAAGGCATGCTTaagacaaagaaaaaagaagatgtTCCAAAATTAGTGACCGTATCTAGAGCACCTAGAGGGAAAAAGAAATCTGTTACAGTTGTTACTGGTCTCAGCACTTTTG ACATAGATCTAAAAGTAGCTGCAAAGTTTTTTGGTAGTAAATTTGCATGTGGATCTAGTGTAACAGGAGACGATGAAATAGTTATACAAGGGGATGTAAAAGATGAACTATTTGAAGTAATTCCAGAAAAGTGGCCACAA aTTGATGAAGATTCCATAGATGACCTGGGGGATCATAAAAGATAA